Proteins encoded in a region of the Isoalcanivorax pacificus W11-5 genome:
- the rph gene encoding ribonuclease PH, with translation MRPSGRAPDQLRDIRITRQYTMHAEGSVLVEFGNTKVLCTASVEDGVPRFMKGQGKGWVTAEYGMLPRATNTRNQREAARGKQGGRTLEIQRLIGRSLRAAVDTKKLGENTILIDCDVLQADGGTRTASITGACVALVDALTYLLNARKIKEDPLVGLVASVSVGLYKGTPVLDLDYVEDSSADTDMNVVMTQQGGFVEIQGTAEAEPFTLDQQQSMLTLADSGIRELIRLQQQALGW, from the coding sequence ATGCGTCCCTCAGGCCGTGCCCCGGACCAACTGCGCGATATCCGTATCACCCGCCAATACACCATGCACGCCGAAGGCAGCGTGCTGGTGGAGTTCGGCAACACCAAGGTGCTCTGCACCGCGTCGGTGGAGGACGGCGTGCCGCGCTTCATGAAGGGCCAGGGCAAAGGCTGGGTCACAGCGGAGTACGGCATGCTGCCCCGCGCCACCAACACCCGTAACCAGCGCGAAGCGGCGCGTGGCAAGCAGGGTGGCCGCACGCTGGAGATCCAGCGCCTGATCGGCCGTTCGCTGCGGGCAGCGGTGGACACCAAAAAGCTGGGTGAAAACACTATCCTGATTGACTGCGATGTGTTGCAGGCCGATGGCGGTACACGCACGGCATCCATTACCGGTGCCTGTGTGGCGCTGGTGGACGCGCTCACCTACCTGCTCAATGCCCGCAAGATCAAGGAAGACCCGCTGGTGGGCCTGGTCGCCTCGGTGTCTGTGGGCCTCTATAAAGGCACCCCGGTGCTGGACCTGGATTACGTGGAAGACTCCAGCGCGGACACGGACATGAATGTGGTCATGACCCAGCAGGGCGGCTTTGTGGAAATCCAGGGCACCGCCGAGGCGGAGCCGTTCACGCTGGATCAGCAGCAGTCCATGCTGACCCTGGCGGACAGCGGCATTCGTGAACTGATCCGCCTGCAACAGCAGGCGCTGGGCTGGTAA
- the tnpB gene encoding IS66 family insertion sequence element accessory protein TnpB (TnpB, as the term is used for proteins encoded by IS66 family insertion elements, is considered an accessory protein, since TnpC, encoded by a neighboring gene, is a DDE family transposase.): protein MIRIDAIWMATEPLDMRAGPDTALARVVQVFGEARPHCAYLFANKRGNRMKVLVHDGFGLWLAARRLHQGGFVWGRLSQGERIALTSEQLQALVVGLPWHRVGRDKAIAIL, encoded by the coding sequence GTGATCCGGATCGACGCCATCTGGATGGCCACGGAGCCGCTGGATATGCGCGCCGGCCCGGATACGGCCCTGGCCCGTGTGGTCCAGGTATTCGGCGAAGCACGTCCCCACTGCGCCTACCTGTTTGCCAACAAGCGAGGCAACCGCATGAAGGTGCTGGTGCACGATGGCTTTGGCCTGTGGCTGGCCGCGCGGCGTTTGCATCAGGGCGGCTTTGTCTGGGGCAGACTGAGTCAGGGCGAGCGTATCGCCCTGACATCCGAACAGCTTCAGGCGCTGGTGGTCGGTTTGCCCTGGCACCGGGTTGGCCGTGACAAGGCCATTGCCATACTTTAA
- a CDS encoding YicC/YloC family endoribonuclease: MTAFARRDTHVTGATLVWELKSVNHRYLEVTPRLPEAFRELDGPLRELCRKHLNRGKVEVGLRYQLDSGDTDIVIDDALVTQFGAAMDRINELLGPTSAVNPADILRLPGVMQTREADFAPLMAPALALLDETLAVLVETRAREGAALKQLLEDRLDGVLVQVSRTRAALPRIQDALRQRLVKRVEDVIANPDQDRLEQELVMLAQKMDVAEELDRLEAHVTEVRRALGQGGHVGRRLDFLMQELNREANTLASKSIDTETTQAAVELKVLIEQMREQIQNIE, from the coding sequence ATGACCGCCTTCGCCCGCCGGGACACCCATGTCACTGGCGCCACCCTGGTGTGGGAACTGAAATCCGTCAATCACCGCTATCTTGAAGTCACCCCTCGTCTGCCGGAAGCCTTCCGCGAGCTTGACGGCCCGTTGCGCGAGCTGTGCCGCAAGCATCTCAACCGCGGCAAAGTGGAAGTGGGCCTGCGCTACCAGCTGGACAGCGGCGACACCGACATCGTCATCGACGACGCCCTGGTCACCCAGTTCGGCGCCGCCATGGACCGCATCAACGAACTGCTCGGCCCGACGTCTGCGGTGAATCCGGCTGACATCCTGCGCCTGCCGGGCGTGATGCAGACTCGCGAAGCCGATTTCGCACCGCTGATGGCGCCAGCCCTCGCGCTGCTGGACGAGACCCTCGCCGTGCTGGTGGAAACCCGCGCCCGCGAAGGCGCCGCACTGAAACAACTGCTCGAAGACCGCCTCGACGGCGTGCTGGTGCAGGTGAGCCGCACCCGCGCCGCCTTGCCACGCATCCAGGACGCGCTGCGCCAGCGGCTGGTGAAGCGCGTGGAAGACGTGATCGCCAACCCGGACCAGGACCGGCTGGAACAGGAACTGGTGATGCTGGCGCAGAAGATGGATGTGGCGGAAGAACTGGACCGCCTGGAAGCCCATGTCACCGAAGTGCGCCGTGCGCTGGGGCAGGGCGGGCACGTTGGCCGGCGGCTGGATTTTCTGATGCAGGAACTGAACCGCGAGGCAAATACGCTGGCGTCGAAATCGATTGATACGGAGACGACACAGGCGGCGGTGGAGCTGAAGGTATTGATTGAGCAGATGAGAGAACAGATTCAGAATATCGAATAG
- a CDS encoding phosphomannomutase/phosphoglucomutase translates to MGKKQQPADKNPATPDQPDRKSRKKAGSKASRHAAARGIQRFMLASAAITVLLIGVLGAGLSYLHQGERERTANQAAHALVLQPAALLSQAINLSQASVETLAASYAVRDALASGRSPEVVSQQLSSQLPASRVHLIRIGELPRATLSFTARDLVQQAREHTPPVVLLPGNTPQLLFARRTPDGQGILLVEQDLSDTLKHLRRLDMQTGGVRIVQAGTPVLQLGNPQGPERATVQASGGLTLTYLGTPGGGFDEVGPLAVLGFGCVLVLILLGQWLVLRAISAGISRDAGHLQQHAQEAGRAGAGIGRRYTFSALEAVRNQLDKLAGQRRSSRPASAASRGSSSAGGSASPPPDAFLDILVEDDAHPLIDDTAARKIALPDDIFRASDIRGVVGRTLTPDMVELLGQAIGSEAGEQGQHTVLVARDGRTSSDELSQALMRGLVRSGREVLDIGAMPSPVLYYGTAVMDTQTGVVVTGSHNPSTYNGLKIIIGGETLGRERLLALKARIEEDRLSEGLGEVISRDISERYLHAVSDDILLARPLKVVVDCGNGITGVIAPQLFQALGCEVMPLFTEVDGHFPNHHPDPGRPENLHALIQAVKQHGADIGIAFDGDGDRLGVVTPAGEIIWPDRLLMLYVRDLLTRSPGADILYDVKCSRELTKLISRMGGRPLMVPSGYAQMKAKLRETGAPLAGELSGHIFFADRWHGVEDALYAAARLLEILALESAGADSVFARLKTGLVTPELLIPASDTGKFELMDKLLARQDAFADGSITTLDGLRVDFDDGWGLVRASNTVPALSVRFEGRDKAALQRIAGLFRTELQAIEPKLKLPF, encoded by the coding sequence ATGGGCAAGAAACAGCAACCGGCAGACAAGAATCCGGCCACACCGGATCAGCCGGACAGGAAAAGCAGAAAGAAAGCCGGCAGCAAAGCCAGCCGGCACGCCGCAGCGCGAGGCATCCAGCGTTTCATGCTGGCCAGCGCAGCCATTACCGTGCTGTTGATCGGCGTGCTGGGCGCGGGGCTGTCGTACCTGCATCAGGGCGAGCGCGAACGTACTGCCAACCAGGCCGCGCACGCGCTGGTGCTGCAACCGGCAGCGCTGCTCAGCCAGGCCATCAACCTCAGCCAGGCCAGCGTGGAAACCCTCGCCGCCAGCTATGCGGTGCGCGACGCGCTCGCCAGCGGCCGCAGCCCGGAGGTGGTCTCGCAGCAGCTCAGTAGCCAGCTGCCCGCCAGCCGTGTCCACCTGATCCGTATCGGGGAACTGCCACGCGCCACCCTCTCGTTCACCGCCCGTGACCTGGTCCAGCAGGCCCGCGAGCACACGCCGCCTGTGGTCCTGTTGCCCGGCAACACACCACAACTGCTGTTCGCCCGGCGCACCCCCGACGGCCAGGGCATCCTGCTGGTGGAACAGGACCTGAGTGACACCCTCAAGCACCTGCGCCGGCTGGACATGCAGACTGGCGGCGTGCGCATCGTGCAGGCCGGCACGCCTGTGCTGCAGCTCGGCAACCCACAGGGGCCGGAGCGCGCCACCGTCCAGGCCAGTGGTGGCCTGACGCTGACCTATCTGGGCACGCCCGGAGGCGGTTTCGATGAAGTGGGCCCGCTGGCCGTGCTGGGCTTCGGCTGCGTGCTGGTGCTGATCCTGCTTGGCCAGTGGCTGGTGTTACGGGCCATCAGTGCCGGTATCAGCCGTGATGCCGGCCACCTGCAACAACACGCGCAGGAAGCCGGCCGCGCCGGTGCCGGCATCGGCCGCCGCTATACCTTCTCGGCGCTGGAAGCCGTGCGCAACCAGCTCGACAAGCTGGCCGGCCAGCGCCGCTCCAGCCGCCCGGCCAGCGCGGCTTCGCGCGGCAGTTCATCAGCGGGCGGCAGCGCCTCCCCGCCGCCAGACGCGTTCCTGGATATCCTGGTGGAGGACGACGCCCACCCGCTGATCGACGACACCGCAGCCCGCAAGATCGCACTGCCGGACGACATCTTCCGCGCCAGTGATATCCGCGGCGTGGTCGGCCGGACACTGACCCCGGACATGGTGGAACTGCTCGGCCAGGCAATCGGCTCCGAAGCTGGCGAACAGGGCCAGCACACCGTGCTGGTAGCCCGCGACGGCCGCACCTCTTCCGACGAACTCAGCCAGGCGCTGATGCGCGGCCTGGTGCGCAGTGGCCGCGAAGTGCTGGATATCGGCGCCATGCCATCACCCGTGCTTTATTACGGCACCGCCGTCATGGACACCCAGACCGGCGTGGTGGTCACCGGTAGCCACAATCCCTCCACCTACAACGGCCTGAAAATCATCATCGGCGGCGAGACCCTCGGTCGCGAGCGCCTGCTGGCCCTGAAGGCCCGCATTGAAGAAGACCGCCTCAGCGAAGGGCTCGGCGAAGTGATCTCGCGCGACATCAGCGAGCGCTACCTGCATGCCGTCAGCGACGACATCCTGCTGGCGCGCCCACTCAAGGTCGTGGTGGATTGCGGCAACGGCATCACCGGCGTGATCGCCCCGCAGCTGTTCCAGGCGCTCGGCTGCGAGGTCATGCCTCTGTTCACCGAGGTCGACGGCCACTTCCCGAACCACCACCCGGACCCCGGCCGCCCGGAGAACCTGCACGCCCTGATCCAGGCGGTAAAACAACACGGCGCGGATATCGGCATCGCCTTCGATGGTGACGGTGACCGCCTCGGCGTGGTCACCCCGGCCGGCGAAATCATCTGGCCGGACCGCCTGCTGATGCTCTACGTGCGGGATCTGCTGACCCGTTCCCCCGGCGCCGACATCCTCTATGATGTGAAGTGCAGCCGCGAGCTGACCAAGCTGATCAGCCGCATGGGCGGCCGGCCGCTGATGGTCCCGTCCGGCTATGCACAGATGAAGGCAAAGCTGCGCGAGACCGGCGCGCCGCTGGCGGGTGAGCTGTCTGGCCACATCTTCTTTGCCGACCGCTGGCACGGGGTAGAAGACGCGCTGTATGCTGCCGCCCGGCTGCTGGAGATCCTGGCACTGGAATCGGCTGGCGCGGACAGCGTATTCGCCCGCCTGAAGACCGGCCTGGTCACACCAGAGCTGTTGATTCCCGCCAGCGACACGGGCAAGTTCGAGCTGATGGACAAACTGCTCGCCCGACAGGACGCCTTCGCTGACGGCAGCATCACCACGCTGGACGGCCTGCGCGTGGACTTCGATGACGGCTGGGGCCTGGTACGGGCCTCCAATACCGTGCCCGCCCTGAGCGTCCGTTTTGAAGGGCGGGACAAAGCCGCCCTGCAACGCATCGCCGGGCTGTTCCGCACCGAACTTCAGGCCATTGAACCGAAACTGAAACTGCCTTTTTGA
- the dut gene encoding dUTP diphosphatase codes for MQLQYKVLNPKLGSEFPLPAYATTGSAGLDLRAMVEQRLQIEPGQTVLIPTGLAIHIADPGYAGLVLPRSGLGHKHGIVLGNLVGLIDSDYQGELMVSCWNRGHATFALEPGERLAQLVIVPVMQVTLEQVEEFEASHRGSGGFGHSGRQ; via the coding sequence ATGCAATTGCAGTACAAGGTACTCAATCCGAAACTTGGCAGCGAATTCCCGCTGCCGGCCTACGCCACCACAGGCTCCGCCGGTCTGGACCTGCGCGCCATGGTCGAACAGCGCCTGCAGATCGAGCCGGGCCAGACCGTGCTGATTCCCACCGGCCTGGCCATCCATATCGCTGATCCGGGCTACGCCGGGCTGGTGCTGCCGCGCTCGGGCCTGGGCCACAAGCACGGCATCGTGCTCGGCAATCTGGTCGGCCTGATCGACTCCGACTATCAGGGCGAGCTGATGGTGTCCTGCTGGAACCGCGGCCACGCCACCTTTGCGCTGGAGCCGGGGGAACGGCTGGCGCAACTGGTGATCGTGCCGGTGATGCAGGTGACGCTGGAACAGGTGGAAGAATTCGAAGCCAGCCACCGTGGCAGTGGGGGGTTTGGTCACAGCGGCAGGCAGTAA
- the pyrE gene encoding orotate phosphoribosyltransferase, with protein MQAYQKAFLDFALAREALKFGEFTLKSGRKSPYFFNAGTFHTGAMLGTLGRFYAEAIVASGVEFDMLFGPAYKGIPLVAAVAVALAEHHGRDVPWAFNRKEAKDHGEGGWLVGAPLTGRALVIDDVITAGTAIREVATLFERTEAQMAGVVVALDRQEKGRGELSAIQEVEHSLGVPVYSIVCMADIIEYLAQTGQQEQTAAMQAYRREYGVS; from the coding sequence ATGCAGGCGTATCAGAAGGCGTTTCTGGATTTTGCGCTGGCGCGCGAAGCGCTGAAGTTCGGTGAATTCACGCTCAAGTCCGGCCGCAAGAGCCCCTACTTCTTTAATGCCGGCACCTTTCATACCGGCGCCATGCTCGGCACGCTGGGGCGCTTTTACGCGGAGGCGATTGTCGCCAGTGGTGTCGAGTTCGACATGCTGTTCGGGCCGGCCTACAAGGGGATCCCGCTGGTGGCGGCGGTTGCTGTGGCGCTGGCCGAGCATCACGGTCGCGATGTGCCCTGGGCGTTCAACCGCAAGGAGGCGAAGGATCATGGTGAGGGCGGCTGGCTGGTCGGTGCGCCACTGACGGGGCGTGCGCTGGTGATCGATGATGTCATCACCGCCGGCACGGCCATCCGCGAGGTAGCCACGCTGTTTGAGCGGACCGAGGCACAGATGGCCGGCGTGGTGGTGGCGCTGGACCGCCAGGAGAAAGGGCGCGGCGAACTGTCGGCAATTCAGGAAGTCGAACACAGTCTCGGCGTGCCGGTCTACAGTATCGTCTGTATGGCGGATATCATCGAATATCTGGCGCAGACCGGACAACAGGAACAGACTGCGGCGATGCAGGCATATCGCCGCGAATATGGCGTCTCATGA
- the tnpA gene encoding IS66-like element accessory protein TnpA — protein sequence MSEMLPAKTPAKRRRYSPEFKANILQECQAPDASVANVALRYGLNTNLIHKWRRAAEGSSKPSVQREFVPVPMPTPSVSGAAEVVFELPGVTVRWPLAQIERALPWLRTFTS from the coding sequence ATGAGTGAGATGCTTCCAGCCAAGACACCAGCCAAGCGCCGCCGCTATTCCCCGGAGTTCAAAGCCAATATTCTCCAGGAGTGCCAGGCCCCGGATGCTTCCGTCGCCAATGTGGCGCTGCGCTACGGTCTTAACACGAATCTTATTCATAAATGGCGCCGTGCTGCCGAAGGCAGTTCCAAGCCGTCGGTTCAGCGTGAGTTTGTCCCTGTGCCGATGCCGACGCCCTCTGTGTCCGGCGCGGCGGAGGTAGTGTTCGAGCTGCCTGGCGTAACGGTACGCTGGCCTCTGGCACAGATCGAGCGCGCCCTTCCCTGGCTGCGGACGTTTACGTCGTGA
- the radC gene encoding RadC family protein produces the protein MAIKHWHETERPREKLIRRGAQALSDAELLALFIGHGPGGSNAVDLGRDLLRQAGGLRQLLDMPREQFCKLRGIGPARLALFKGALEMGKRYLDQHYIREEPLREPCDVGPLFMSRLRPHPCEVFAALFLDNRHRIITYEELFRGTINAAVVYPREVVRRALDHNAAAVIFAHNHPSGDPEPSSADRCITRALVKALELIDVRVLDHLVVGDEKWVSMASRKMF, from the coding sequence ATGGCGATCAAACACTGGCATGAAACCGAACGGCCCCGCGAAAAACTGATCCGGCGTGGCGCGCAAGCGCTCAGCGACGCCGAACTCCTGGCACTCTTTATCGGACATGGCCCCGGCGGCAGCAATGCGGTGGACCTTGGTCGAGACCTGCTCAGACAGGCTGGCGGTTTGCGGCAACTGCTGGATATGCCACGAGAGCAGTTCTGCAAGCTCCGGGGTATTGGCCCGGCCCGGCTCGCCCTTTTCAAAGGCGCGCTGGAGATGGGCAAGCGCTATCTGGATCAGCACTATATTCGTGAAGAGCCCCTGCGCGAGCCCTGTGATGTCGGGCCGCTGTTCATGTCGCGACTGCGACCGCATCCCTGCGAGGTGTTCGCGGCCCTGTTTCTTGACAACCGGCACCGGATCATCACCTACGAAGAGCTGTTCCGCGGCACCATCAATGCTGCGGTGGTGTACCCGCGTGAAGTGGTGCGCCGGGCTCTGGACCATAACGCGGCAGCGGTGATTTTTGCCCACAACCACCCTTCCGGCGACCCGGAACCCAGCTCGGCGGACCGCTGTATCACCCGGGCCCTGGTGAAAGCGCTGGAGCTGATCGACGTCCGGGTGCTGGACCATCTGGTGGTCGGCGACGAGAAGTGGGTGTCGATGGCCAGCCGGAAGATGTTCTGA
- the slmA gene encoding nucleoid occlusion factor SlmA, whose translation MSEQKVSRKDQILQALAHMLEAEPGGRITTAGLAREVGVSEAALYRHFPSKAKMFEGLINFVDETVFSRINRILQDTPDALAQTEQILTLLLTFTERNPGITRLLTGDALAGENERLRQRIEQFFDRVESQLKQLLRDAEFKQGLRTSATPAVTANLLLAAAEGRIAQFVRSGFRQPPTQGWQEQWPLLAAGLFRE comes from the coding sequence ATGAGCGAACAGAAAGTCTCGCGCAAGGATCAGATTCTGCAGGCCCTTGCGCACATGCTGGAGGCGGAACCGGGCGGACGCATCACCACCGCCGGGCTGGCCCGCGAAGTGGGCGTGTCCGAAGCAGCGCTGTACCGGCACTTCCCCAGCAAGGCGAAGATGTTCGAGGGGCTGATCAATTTCGTCGATGAAACCGTGTTTTCCCGCATCAACCGCATCCTGCAGGACACTCCGGATGCGCTGGCGCAAACAGAACAGATTCTGACACTGCTGCTGACCTTCACCGAGCGCAATCCGGGCATCACCCGGTTGCTGACCGGCGACGCACTGGCGGGTGAAAACGAACGGCTGCGGCAGCGTATCGAGCAGTTCTTTGACCGCGTGGAAAGCCAGCTCAAACAATTGCTGCGCGATGCGGAATTCAAGCAGGGGTTGCGCACCAGCGCCACGCCTGCAGTGACCGCGAACCTGCTGCTGGCCGCTGCGGAAGGCCGTATCGCCCAGTTCGTCCGCTCCGGTTTCCGCCAGCCGCCGACACAGGGCTGGCAGGAGCAATGGCCGCTTCTGGCTGCAGGGCTGTTCAGGGAATAA
- a CDS encoding tyrosine-type recombinase/integrase: MSKLTAMQIKSLLNQPPKKHADGGGLYFCVRPSGSPYWMLRYSNQGKRREVTLGQYPQMTLAQAREDAVMAKQGLRQGSDPIQEKAKLALPELNTVSELFQDWYDSDLSKRLKHPNIPKRIFRKEIAPVIGKYTIGDVSPRDIRAVLQKVQSSDRPTIANDTLMYMKQLFRHGIKLDLLQTNPASPFSPSDAGGEERSRERSLSLEELTHAFQVFKENINSFGRDNHLACCLFLVLGVRKSELCEARWDEFDLNAGIWNLSKERSKTGAAITIPLPTQAIRWLEILHGHACGAPYVFPARRASKRPHMGPDTLNRAISKLFGRETGRKKQPPNKMGGLEHFTVHDLRRTFRSLAAAEGVPGHVAERCLNHKLKGVEGIYDRYDYFEERKLAHQKVADRIEPVIRL, encoded by the coding sequence ATGAGTAAACTGACAGCCATGCAGATCAAGTCGCTGCTTAACCAGCCCCCCAAGAAACACGCTGATGGAGGTGGCCTGTATTTCTGTGTCCGGCCATCCGGCTCTCCCTACTGGATGCTGCGCTACAGCAACCAGGGCAAACGACGCGAGGTCACTCTGGGGCAATATCCGCAGATGACACTGGCCCAAGCCAGAGAGGATGCGGTCATGGCCAAGCAAGGCCTCCGCCAAGGCTCAGATCCTATCCAAGAAAAGGCCAAACTGGCGCTGCCGGAGCTCAACACCGTTTCAGAGTTGTTCCAAGACTGGTACGACAGCGACCTTTCAAAGCGTCTGAAACATCCGAATATTCCCAAACGAATCTTTAGGAAAGAGATCGCCCCTGTCATCGGCAAATATACCATAGGCGACGTTTCCCCCAGGGACATACGAGCCGTACTGCAAAAGGTTCAAAGCAGTGACAGACCCACGATTGCCAATGACACCCTCATGTACATGAAACAGCTGTTTCGCCATGGCATTAAACTGGATCTGCTACAAACCAACCCCGCCTCACCTTTTTCACCAAGTGACGCCGGCGGAGAAGAGCGCAGCCGCGAACGAAGCCTTTCCCTGGAAGAGCTAACGCATGCTTTTCAGGTCTTCAAGGAGAACATCAACAGTTTTGGCAGAGATAACCACCTGGCATGCTGCTTGTTTCTTGTACTCGGCGTGAGAAAAAGCGAACTGTGTGAAGCTCGCTGGGATGAATTTGACCTAAATGCCGGCATCTGGAACCTGTCAAAAGAGCGAAGTAAGACTGGAGCAGCCATCACCATCCCCCTGCCCACACAGGCTATCCGGTGGCTCGAAATCCTTCATGGCCATGCCTGTGGTGCCCCCTACGTTTTTCCGGCTCGTCGCGCCAGCAAACGCCCCCATATGGGTCCTGATACCCTAAACCGAGCTATCAGCAAACTGTTTGGCCGGGAAACAGGACGCAAAAAACAGCCTCCCAACAAGATGGGAGGGCTTGAACACTTCACCGTTCACGACCTGCGGCGCACCTTCCGCAGCCTTGCAGCTGCGGAAGGTGTGCCTGGGCATGTGGCAGAAAGGTGTTTGAACCATAAATTGAAAGGGGTGGAAGGTATTTATGACAGATATGACTACTTTGAAGAACGGAAGCTTGCACACCAGAAAGTTGCCGACCGCATTGAACCGGTGATACGGCTCTGA
- the coaBC gene encoding bifunctional phosphopantothenoylcysteine decarboxylase/phosphopantothenate--cysteine ligase CoaBC: protein MERLVNKRILLGVTGGIAAYKSAELIRRLQDAGADVRVVMTQGAQEFITPLTMQALSGNPVHTDLLDPHAEAGMGHIELARWADLVLIAPASANFMARMAHGHGSDLLSTLCLATGAPIAIAPAMNQQMWADIATQKNLLILQEKGVHVFGPAAGSQACGEVGPGRMLEPHEIALCAANVFDYNLLTGLHVVVTAGPTREAIDPVRYITNQSSGKMGYAIAEAAAEAGARVTLISGPVNLPTPTRVKRIDVVRAEDMYNASMAVVDEGCDVFIATAAVADYRPSVTAEHKIKKSTEEIHLTLVKNPDIVAAVSAHAKRPFTVGFAAETRDVVAYAQAKLDNKKLDMIATNDVSGENVGFNSDNNALTVIWPGGHKVLPLAAKRQIAKQLIELIAIRHKRD, encoded by the coding sequence ATGGAACGACTGGTCAACAAACGCATCCTGCTGGGCGTCACGGGGGGCATTGCGGCCTATAAAAGCGCCGAACTGATCCGCCGCCTGCAGGACGCCGGTGCCGACGTGCGCGTGGTGATGACCCAGGGCGCGCAGGAGTTCATTACCCCGCTGACCATGCAGGCGTTGTCCGGCAACCCGGTGCACACCGACCTGCTCGACCCGCACGCCGAAGCCGGCATGGGCCACATTGAACTGGCCCGCTGGGCCGACCTGGTGCTGATCGCGCCAGCCTCCGCCAACTTCATGGCGCGCATGGCCCATGGCCACGGCTCGGACCTGCTCTCCACACTCTGTCTGGCCACCGGCGCACCGATTGCCATTGCCCCGGCCATGAACCAGCAGATGTGGGCCGATATCGCCACCCAGAAGAACCTGCTGATCCTGCAGGAGAAGGGCGTACACGTATTCGGCCCGGCCGCCGGCAGCCAGGCCTGCGGCGAAGTCGGCCCCGGCCGCATGCTGGAGCCGCACGAGATCGCCCTGTGCGCGGCCAACGTGTTCGATTACAACCTGCTCACCGGGCTGCATGTCGTCGTCACCGCCGGCCCGACCCGCGAAGCTATCGACCCGGTGCGTTACATCACCAACCAGAGCTCCGGCAAGATGGGCTACGCCATCGCCGAGGCGGCAGCGGAAGCCGGCGCCCGGGTGACGCTGATCAGCGGCCCGGTGAACCTGCCCACCCCCACCCGTGTGAAGCGCATCGACGTGGTCCGTGCCGAGGACATGTATAACGCCAGCATGGCGGTCGTCGACGAAGGCTGCGACGTGTTCATCGCCACCGCTGCCGTGGCCGACTACCGGCCGTCAGTGACCGCCGAACACAAGATCAAGAAATCCACCGAGGAGATTCACCTGACCCTGGTGAAGAACCCGGACATCGTCGCCGCTGTGTCAGCGCACGCGAAGCGCCCGTTCACCGTGGGCTTTGCCGCCGAAACCCGGGACGTGGTGGCCTACGCCCAGGCCAAGCTGGACAACAAGAAGCTCGACATGATCGCCACCAACGATGTGTCCGGCGAGAACGTCGGCTTCAACAGCGACAATAATGCACTGACGGTAATCTGGCCCGGCGGCCACAAGGTGCTGCCGCTGGCGGCCAAGCGGCAGATCGCCAAACAGCTCATCGAGCTGATCGCCATTCGTCATAAACGCGACTGA
- the argB gene encoding acetylglutamate kinase has translation MDQQRAGETARILIEALPYIQRFSGTTVVIKYGGNAMENEELKNSFARDIVLMKAVGIHPVIVHGGGPQIGDLLARLGKESKFVQGMRVTDSETMDVVQMVLGGLVNKEIVNLIHRNGGRAIGLTGKDGELIRAKKMLLKGDSNDPALKAPEIIDIGHVGEVQGIDVRVLEMVAGSDFIPVIAPIGVDDEGISYNINADLVAGKVAEVLRAEKLILLTNVSGLKDKQDNILTGLSAQRVQELIDDGTIYGGMLPKIGCALDAVQNGVHSAHIIDGRVPHAVLLEILTNQGIGTLITRR, from the coding sequence ATGGACCAGCAGCGGGCAGGTGAAACCGCGCGCATTCTGATTGAAGCGCTGCCCTATATTCAGCGTTTTTCCGGCACCACCGTGGTGATCAAGTACGGCGGTAACGCGATGGAGAACGAAGAGCTGAAGAACTCGTTCGCCCGCGACATCGTGCTGATGAAAGCCGTCGGCATCCACCCCGTGATCGTGCACGGCGGCGGCCCGCAGATCGGGGACCTGCTGGCCCGGCTCGGCAAGGAATCAAAATTCGTCCAGGGCATGCGCGTCACCGACAGCGAGACCATGGACGTCGTGCAGATGGTGCTCGGCGGGCTGGTCAACAAGGAAATCGTCAACCTGATTCACCGCAATGGCGGCCGCGCCATCGGCCTGACCGGCAAGGACGGCGAGCTGATCCGGGCGAAGAAAATGCTGCTCAAGGGCGACAGCAATGACCCGGCACTGAAAGCCCCGGAAATCATCGACATCGGGCATGTCGGCGAAGTGCAGGGCATCGACGTGCGTGTGCTGGAGATGGTGGCCGGCAGCGACTTCATTCCGGTGATCGCGCCGATCGGCGTCGATGACGAGGGTATTTCCTACAACATCAACGCCGATCTGGTCGCCGGCAAAGTGGCCGAAGTGCTGCGTGCCGAAAAGCTGATCCTGCTGACCAACGTGTCAGGCCTGAAAGACAAGCAAGACAACATTCTCACAGGCCTGTCCGCTCAGCGTGTCCAGGAACTGATCGACGACGGCACCATTTATGGCGGCATGCTGCCGAAGATCGGCTGTGCGCTGGACGCGGTACAGAACGGCGTGCACAGCGCGCACATCATCGATGGTCGTGTACCGCATGCGGTGCTGCTGGAGATCCTGACCAATCAGGGTATCGGCACCTTGATCACGCGCCGCTAG